CGCCGGCGTCGCCGGATTCACCGCCTTCGGCCGCGGCGCGCCGTCCTTCGGAATCCCGGTTTGCATGTAGCCATAGTCGAACCGGTTGCGGTTATTGCGGTCGCGATTCGATTGGTACGCGTTGTCGATGGTGAGTACGATTCCCTTGCCACCGGAATCCTCGATCCGCCGCGCGTAATCTTCGGCGGACTTCTTATCCGGCGTCCCAATCGTGTTACTCCACCACAGCAGGGGCTCTCCTTCCTCGAGTAACTTCCGCGTGCCGGTGGACGAACAGATGAGCGTCTTCGTCTTCAGCGCCGCCTTCGCTACGGTTTCATCGGCGTTCGGCAGTACGAGATTCTTGCCGCCGGTGGGCGCGATGAAAAACGGGAACTCAAGCTTTTCGCCGAAGACGGTGATTGAGGTATCGATCGCCGTCACGTCGCGCATGAATCGGGGGATCAGGTATACGCGCTCGAAGGCGGCCCGATTGGCGCGCAGCGTCTGCTCGTCCTCCACGCCGCCGGCGATGAAGTCGTAGGCGAGCTTGTGCAGTTTTCGCTTCGCGGCCGCCTCGAATTCGTGGACGTTCACCGGCCCCATCAAGTCGTCACCGGCGCCGGCCTGGGCGAACAAAGGCGATCCGGCGGCGAAGGCGGCGAGCGAACGGAGGGCTTGTCGGCGATGCACGGTAGTCGATTGTATCGCTATACTCGGAACCCATGCTTGCGGTTCACCTCGAAAACGGCGCTGTTTCGGTTCGGAAAGCCCCAATTCCGCGGCCGCGCGAGGGTTTCTCGCTGGTTCGCGTTCTCGCGGCCGGGATCTGCAACACCGATCTCGAACTCCAACGCGGCTACTACGGATTCCGCGGGCGCCCGGGCCATGAGTTCGTCGGTGAAGTGGTGGAGTCCGGCCGCAAGGAACTGGTGGGCCGTCGGGTAGCCGGTGAGATCAACCTTGCCTGCGGCGAATGCGATTGGTGCGCGCGCGGACTCGGGCGCCACTGCCCGCGCCGTACGGTGCTCGGAATCGTCCGGCATCCGGGTGCGTTCGCCGAGTACCTGACGCTGCCGGACTCCAACCTCCACGCCGTTCCGAAAACCGTATCCATCGAAGAAGCCGTCTTCGCGGAGCCTGCCGCCGCGGCCGGCGAGATCCTGGACCAGGTGCGGCTTCCGGCGCGCGGACGCGTGGCCGTGCTGGGCGATGGAAAGCTCGGGCTGCTCATCGCGCAAGTGTTGCGGCTCCGCGGCGCCGACGTCGTCCTCTACGGGCGCCACGGCGGCAAGCTGGCCATCGCGCGGGCGGCGGGAGTGGAAACCGTGCGGGGCGCGGCGAAGCTGCCCACGGCTGAATTCCGGCTCACCGTGGACGCCACGGGTTCGCGCGAGGGCCTTGCGTCGGCCGTGGCGATGACGCAGCCGAGAGGCACGGTGGTGATGAAATCCACCGTGCACGGCGCCGTGGTGCTCGACGCCGCGCCGGTGATCGTGAACGAGATCACGCTCGTCGGCTCGCGCTGCGGGCGGATGCGGCCGGCGTTGCGGCTGCTTCCCAAGTTGAATCTGGAACCGATGATCCACGCGCGCTACCGGCTGGCTGAGGCGGCGGCCGCGTTCACGGAGGCGGCCCGTCCGGGGGTGCTGAAGGTGCTGCTCACGCCGTAGCCGTTTAAGATGAGAAGTTATGCCGAGCGTTGTGGTGGTGGGTGCGGGGATCATCGGTTCGTCGATTGCGTGGGAGCTCGCCGAACGTGGGGTTGACGTCGATTTGGTCGACCCTGGTCCGCCTCCGGGCCAGGCGAGCGGCGCCGGCGCGGGGATGCTCGCCCCGGGCGCGGAGGTGACAGAGCCCTCTGCGTGGTCGGACCTGGCGCTGACGAGCGCCCGTTCCTACGCCGGATTTGTCGCTCAGCTCGAGCGGGCCGCTGGCGGGCGCATCGACTATCGCCAGTGCGGCGCGGTGGAGTTGTTCATGGACGACGCCGAGTGCCAGCTCATGGAGGCACGGGCGCGGGTGCAGGCCGGGATGGGGATCGAGTCGCGATGGCTCACGGCCCGCGAGGTGCGGCAATACCTGCCGGCGCTCGAGATTGAGCCGGCCGGCGCGCGCTACTTCCCGCGGGACGCCCTCGTCAACCCACGCGATGTGGTTTCCCTGCTGCACTCGCTGCGCAGGCCCCGCGCGGAGCGCGTCACGAACATCGCGGCAGCCGAGGACGGAGTCTGCGTGCGGACGGCCGGTGGCGAGATCCGCGCTGATGCGGCCGTGCTGGCCGCCGGTGCATGGTCTTCGGAGATCGCGGTGCGGGTAGGATCGAAGTCGATCGCCCTGGACGAAGCCGTGCCCGTACGCGGCCATCTGCTGGGATTGGACGCTGAGTGCGGAAGGCTGGGGCCGATTCTGCGGCACGGCCACACCTACCTGTTGCAGCGGCGCAGCGGCTTTCTGATCGCGGGCGCCACGGAAGAGCGTGTCGGATTCGACGAGCGGATCGACGCTGCGGCCGTGGCCGGGATTCTTGAACGCGCGCGCCGCCTAATTCCCTCGCTGATGAAGTCGGGCGAGGCCCGGCCATGGCTGGGGTTCCGGCCCGGGATCGCCGCGCGAGGCCCCGCGATCGGCCGGGTGGGCGGAAGCCGGCTGTGGACAGCCTACGGGCACTACCGGAACGGCATTCTGCTCGCCCCGGGCACGTCGGAATTCATCGCCGGGGAGATCACGTCCAGTTTGGGAACGGGTTCGAACGCGAGGTAGCGCGGGTGTCGGCGATGAGGTCGGCGATGCGCCGGCGCCGGCGCATGAGTCGTTCGAGCATGGCTTCGAGCGCTTCGCGGTCGCCTTCGATCCACGCAGGCGGGATTTCGCGAAGAGCGCGGTCCACCACTTCTTCGGGAAAGGTCCGCACGCGGCTGAGCCATGGCTCGAAGTCGCCTGGTCCGCGTACGGAGGCGTAGACGGCGTGGCGGTGGTAGAGGCCGCCGAGCGGTGCGTCGGGGAACTTCCAGTTCGGCCCGTCGAACGAATAGCCGTTGTCGATCATGCTGGCGACGTAGACCGCCCGACCGGCGCCGCGTTCCCAGGGCTCGCGGGTCTCGGCGCGGTAGAAGATGCATTGGCGAGCGTCGGCGTTCGCGGTCCACTTGTCGAAGCAGATCACGGCGCGGAAATCGGCTTCGTTGGCCACGCGCGGCAGGATGACGTCGGGCAGGAAA
This DNA window, taken from Bryobacteraceae bacterium, encodes the following:
- a CDS encoding alcohol dehydrogenase catalytic domain-containing protein is translated as MLAVHLENGAVSVRKAPIPRPREGFSLVRVLAAGICNTDLELQRGYYGFRGRPGHEFVGEVVESGRKELVGRRVAGEINLACGECDWCARGLGRHCPRRTVLGIVRHPGAFAEYLTLPDSNLHAVPKTVSIEEAVFAEPAAAAGEILDQVRLPARGRVAVLGDGKLGLLIAQVLRLRGADVVLYGRHGGKLAIARAAGVETVRGAAKLPTAEFRLTVDATGSREGLASAVAMTQPRGTVVMKSTVHGAVVLDAAPVIVNEITLVGSRCGRMRPALRLLPKLNLEPMIHARYRLAEAAAAFTEAARPGVLKVLLTP
- a CDS encoding FAD-dependent oxidoreductase: MPSVVVVGAGIIGSSIAWELAERGVDVDLVDPGPPPGQASGAGAGMLAPGAEVTEPSAWSDLALTSARSYAGFVAQLERAAGGRIDYRQCGAVELFMDDAECQLMEARARVQAGMGIESRWLTAREVRQYLPALEIEPAGARYFPRDALVNPRDVVSLLHSLRRPRAERVTNIAAAEDGVCVRTAGGEIRADAAVLAAGAWSSEIAVRVGSKSIALDEAVPVRGHLLGLDAECGRLGPILRHGHTYLLQRRSGFLIAGATEERVGFDERIDAAAVAGILERARRLIPSLMKSGEARPWLGFRPGIAARGPAIGRVGGSRLWTAYGHYRNGILLAPGTSEFIAGEITSSLGTGSNAR
- a CDS encoding HipA family kinase; translation: MPIPARRWLRRMRGGAQAQLIEAANGSHYVVKSIDNPQHRRILANEWISAVFLRYLQIQTPETALIEISPEFLAEFPECAVETGTKRIAWTPGWHFGSLYPGDPGRIAIYDFLPDVILPRVANEADFRAVICFDKWTANADARQCIFYRAETREPWERGAGRAVYVASMIDNGYSFDGPNWKFPDAPLGGLYHRHAVYASVRGPGDFEPWLSRVRTFPEEVVDRALREIPPAWIEGDREALEAMLERLMRRRRRIADLIADTRATSRSNPFPNWT
- a CDS encoding alpha-hydroxy acid oxidase, whose translation is MHRRQALRSLAAFAAGSPLFAQAGAGDDLMGPVNVHEFEAAAKRKLHKLAYDFIAGGVEDEQTLRANRAAFERVYLIPRFMRDVTAIDTSITVFGEKLEFPFFIAPTGGKNLVLPNADETVAKAALKTKTLICSSTGTRKLLEEGEPLLWWSNTIGTPDKKSAEDYARRIEDSGGKGIVLTIDNAYQSNRDRNNRNRFDYGYMQTGIPKDGAPRPKAVNPATPAMWGPHVPNLTWDWIGWARGATKIPVIVKGVLSPEDAAMAVQSGASAISVSNHGGRQLDGAIASLDALPDCVDAVGGRIPVYMDGGIRRGVDIVKALCLGANAVLLGRAPLWGLGAFGQPGVERVLWMLGAEFKLALALSGSRRVSDLNRKMVKQVRL